Genomic window (Festucalex cinctus isolate MCC-2025b chromosome 7, RoL_Fcin_1.0, whole genome shotgun sequence):
CCTTTTCCTCTGTAGCTTACGCTGTACCTGTTTCACACAGAGGGGAAACCGTCGTCAGATGACCTCATTCATCCGTGACACATTTTCGTCAAAATTCTCTGGCGGGAACCACACAGACTTGGCCACGATTCAAAATGGCGGCGCCTTCACATAGCAATCAAAATCATGCTTGTGACATAACTGGCGGCGTGTAAACAGACGACTGTTGACTCGCCAAACACGTTCGACACGTCTGCGGTGAGCCCGTCACCGGATCTTTTCAGCGTATGAATGAGGATCGTTTACTCATGTACACCAGcgcgctatttatttatttagattatcCATGTAACAACATGATCAACAAGGGAGGAGCGGTtgcatttgtgtttgttgtgaATGGCCGCATTTTACCCGGTGaaaagaaaccaaaccaaaaataacaattttctGAGAATAACACGCCCCCGCAAAAATCACcctgaaaatcattttttttctctgtatttATGTATAAGGTTTGTTGGTATGCTTTATTATCAGAGTAAacgaaatgaatgaataaagattcaaatcaaaacaataatgtatacatattttaaatccagtgaaaaaaaaaacataacttcaTACATAAATATGCACTTTACAACTAAAGTTGCCTTCACTAGGAAAAATCCAAAGAAAAGAGTGTAATGGCACATCTAGTGGCTGTTAAAATAATTGACATTCAGCGCTTTAGTGGAAAGACATCAATTCCAACCACAAATGAATTAACTACCAAAGAGCCCAACATGCCCtcatgtcaatatttttttgtgacatccCTGAGGAagatcaaaaatattttgtgcccCCCAAACCCTCCGCTCTGACTATAAATagaatcatttgtctataaaattattctaagcacacctctgcagaaGCGCTAATGCTCCTTGTGCACGCTGACAATGAgaacgccactgccacctactgtaatgggtgtgcaattacacttgtgCGCCGCACCGAACCTCCTATTTGAGGACAACCttgtgtgtacttttttttttaaaggacggCAAATGGCTGAAACCAACGCTAGCAGGCTAATGTAGCTAACTGATGCACAATCAACctcaatgaggaaaaaaaaaatatttttcgtcGATACTTGTTAAATATGGGGTgacaattggcaaaaaaaaattgcgtaCTACTCACAGGAAATGACAGCAACTAGTGTAAAAAGTAAATGTGCATGAAAATGGAGGCGTACCTCTTTGCACAGGTGTTGGAACAGAATCTCTTGCTTCCTCTGACTTGGTTGGCCGGCGCCAGGCTCAAGCAGTACTCGCACTTCAACACTGGAAAAAGGGGACATGGAGGTAACGTCACTCCTTCGCTCGCACGGTCTTCATGTTTTAAGCGTGTGTTTAGCGTGGAGACACTTACGAGGTGGGCCGTTCTCTGCGCGGGCGCCCAGTGCAAAGTCGCGATCTTTGAGGAGCCCGGTGACCTTCAAATCAAAGGAGGAAAATGTTCAAGATGTGTAGACACCTGCGTCATCATCATTGAGTGTTGTCGCTTTATGCAGCACAAGTGATTATTTTGTAACCTGGCTAATGATGAGTGGAGAGGGTGGGCGGAGTCATTTTAGACCCGAGTGGCCTTTTCGAATGACAAAGGAAGTTTATGTAGTGGAGTTGAAGTTGTTTGGCACTtcattaaatacatttacagtCTTCATCAACTGAAATACAATTTGGGaggaattaactcattcactcgcagccattttcactcaagcAACCCCCCCCTTTCGCTACCCCccgtttgactggattttgactgattttgcaaggcccacagaatattgtgttctattgctataaaaacatggaacctaccaaaagaaagaaaaaaaatatctgtttccgttttgcagcaattagcattacattgtaaataagtttcatcattttgcacaaatctgtttcaaacagtggggggaaaaaaaaaagagctttttgcaacatggccctggttgatctcttatactctgctgccaccttctggctgtttttgtaatcactaccattgcttcaagtattctagtcagtttagaggctgcatcaaagccttctgctctagcataaaaattaaaaaaaaataaaaagcgtaaaaatacgtctttgggagcaaatgagtaaataaaaacGCCGACGATGAAATCTTACAGGGAACGGCTCGGCTCCCTCTTGGATGACGAAGCCCTCGATGAGGTGCGTGAGGACTTGGGGTTTGACCACCGCCTGGGGGAGCGGCGCGCGCTCTTTGTCGCCGTGGCCCGCCCTCGACAGCGGCAGAGGCAGGGACAGGGCGGGTGGCAACGAGAAGGAGGCTGCGGGGAGAGCACCTGCTGAAGACGGAGAGACAGGATTATggatttctatttgttttcaccaCAATCCGACTTCCAAATACAAACATTGAGTCGCTGAAATCAGGCATTCAAAAGGTCAAGTAAAGTTCACATCTAAGAGGTtgtagaattttttattttattttttttaaataattggccACGTTAATTTGCTTTCTATTTTTTCTGCCGAATATCAGCCGGACTCtgcctaaaaaaaatcaaaaaaaaaaatccaatgggCCAGTGCATGTACCTGACTCCTTTGTCGGTGCCGGAGTTAAAGCAGCAGCGGCGTCTTTCATCGGCGCAGATTCCGAAGATCCCGCAGTCGCCTCGTTGGGTGCGTCGCAGTCCGACTTCCTCTTCAGCGAGCCGTTGGCAGGCTTGTTCTATCGGAACACGTTTATTTAACGCTGATGCGCAACCTAGCTGACGGAAAGGATCGCGACCGAGCTCACCACCGTCGTGGAAGTGTTGTGCGAGGCGACGCCGGCGCCGGCGCTCTCCTGGGCCGCCACGTTTCGCACCTGCGCCAGGGCCACGGCCTGCACGCTGCCCGCCACGCACTGCCTGGCCCCCACCAGCTGCACGGGGATATGCGGCGGGTTGTGGGCCGCCTGGCTGTTGCTGGGCGGTGCCGGGAGAATGGGGAGCGGCTGACGGGGGGTCACCTGCATGGGCAAACGGTGTCCGTGCGCCATCTTGGGCTGGATGGGCACGGGCCCTTTGTCGGCGGCGTTGGCCTGCTGGAGGGGCTGCACCACCAGCGTCTGCGTGTTCACGTTGGCTTTGGGGGCGACCGAGCCGATGGAGTAGCCCTGGGTGGAGGTAGGCACGTTGGAGGTGGGCACCAGGATGACGGGGGCGGCCGAGGGCGACAGGAGGATCTGGGAAAGGGGGAGCGccggggaggaggcggcggaggGGGCCACCGAGGCCGCGGGAGGAGGGATGGTCATGGCCGGCTGGTTGGAACCTTTGACGTTGCCGGACATTTTGGCCGCTTGCTGCTGGGGTTGAGCTTGCTGCTGCTGAGCGAGAGGAAAGGCGCCCGGCTCTTTTCTTTCGGGGAGCTCCGACTTGACGGCGACCGCTCGGGGAGTGGACACGCAGTGTAAGGCCAGATTCTGCACCTGGGAGGTTTCAagagttttgttttcattacatGCAGTTTACTTTATcgttagtttgtttttaaacttaaaaacttCCCTGCTACCAAGTTTTCACTCTTCACTTTTTTTCATGCTCCAgccttaaacaaaaaaaatattttgttcattttctctTAATTTCTACACACCACACCTCTTGACAACATAAAAGAAGCagttttcattaattttttgcacattaaaaaaaaaactaaaaaactaagcAATCtaattacataataataataataataataataataacaataataataataataataataataataataaaaaatatataatgtaacaatataatttaaaaaactaaataaataaaaattaaatcttgCAAACTACAGGGTAAAGTTATTATtgtcattcatcatttgttgcAATGTAGTAAAAGCCAAAATCACTGTTGGCACTGTACCCAcaaattgaacaattttcattcTGGGCACCGTCCAACATCCACCTTGTGCACTACCAGCGACATATGGGTTGATCGACAGCACACTGCACtgtgctaagtgcagtgtgaaaaaggCCTGAGCACTCATTTCGAATTATAAAACCAAGGCAGTAAGGATAATATCAATTGATGAACATCAATTGCCACtaaaaacgttttcatttttttcattttcagggAGAGGGCTGCCGTTTGCCTATAACTAAAGTTTGAAATATTACCTAAGTGCAGTGCGAAAAGACCTGAACACTGATGTTGAATTATAAACCAAGAAAGCAATGATAATATAACCAATTTAAACAGAAATAACTGATGACATCAACATCAATCTGGCAGCCACTTCTACACAACTAAATTTTAAATTGTGacctaagtgcagtgtgaaaaggcctaAACACTGATTTTCAATCATTAACCAAGACAGTAAAGCTCAAAATAACCAATTTGAaagctttttttcttcagtctgGACTGCTGCTTCCACACAATTCAAGTTTAAATTGTGATCTTTTAAAACTATATTTCAAAACTCACAATACGTTGCTTTGTAGTGTCAATATCTTTTAGTTACACtcagacaaaagcaaaaattatCATTTGTGTAACAACTtgtaaatgtactaaaaataataatggaatGTGTGGTTGATATTGTGTGGCTAAAGTGTGATGTTGCCTCCACCTGATCACTGTCGGACTGAGTGCTGGCTGAGGTAGGCGTTTCggtctgctgctgttgctgttgctgctgcgtCTGGGCCACTGTAGTGACTGTAGCTGTTGCTGTGCCCCCTGGCATGAAGATGAGCTGAGAGGCCAGAGGAGCCCGGAGAGAACGATTCACCTGGAGGACAAATGCTACTTGTTAAGACTACAATACCCACAAAGCACCAAGCACTACTAATCTGTTGTGTCGATTAATTGGGGCAAGGGAGCAACTacatcaaaatattttctttttactgGACCCCACAGAGCGTCCTCATCCAACTCACCCTTAGATACATCTGCCCCTGTGCTGGCGAGTTCCCCGCCAACAACACTGACTGGTTGAGGGCGGTAGTTGTCGCGGAGGTGGCTGGCCCGTGCGGACGAGGGGTGACGGCGGTTCCCCCCGCCGACGTGGTGCTGAGATTCACCTGGGAGAAATTCAAATCACACAATTCTGATCCAGATCACAAGTTGGGAAAACAATGCCAACGATCGGTGACGATGAAACCGTACAGTGGTGGTCGCCTGTGAGATGCTGCTGCTCGGGGTGTTGGACTGGCGGCTAGCGGCAAGTGTGGCCTGGTTGAAAAAGAGAGAGGCATGAATGGGGTTGTTGGGGGGGgcttgcattattattttttcctccaagtacttttttttttttttttttaattgaaccacaaaaacCTAGCATGATTGTCAATGAAGAAGCAGCTTGTCACAAAGGAAGGAATAAATCATAAAGGAGCAAGCCAAAGTtcttttagttaacgaaaactatgGAAATCAGTAAAACTGACGGGGGCGACTGAGGgccggaaaaaataaataaataaataaataaataaataaaaaaactacgatgcttatatatattaaaaaaatactaacttAAATTacatattacattaaaaaaaaaaac
Coding sequences:
- the phc1 gene encoding polyhomeotic-like protein 1 isoform X2, which produces MDVSEDPNTSTNNNNNTTTATTTTTTTTTNGNTQTSRASRPPQIAHMSLYERQAVQALQALQRQPNAAQYFQQLMLQQQINNAQLQNLAAVQQATLAASRQSNTPSSSISQATTTVNLSTTSAGGTAVTPRPHGPATSATTTALNQSVLLAGNSPAQGQMYLRVNRSLRAPLASQLIFMPGGTATATVTTVAQTQQQQQQQQTETPTSASTQSDSDQVQNLALHCVSTPRAVAVKSELPERKEPGAFPLAQQQQAQPQQQAAKMSGNVKGSNQPAMTIPPPAASVAPSAASSPALPLSQILLSPSAAPVILVPTSNVPTSTQGYSIGSVAPKANVNTQTLVVQPLQQANAADKGPVPIQPKMAHGHRLPMQVTPRQPLPILPAPPSNSQAAHNPPHIPVQLVGARQCVAGSVQAVALAQVRNVAAQESAGAGVASHNTSTTVNKPANGSLKRKSDCDAPNEATAGSSESAPMKDAAAALTPAPTKESGALPAASFSLPPALSLPLPLSRAGHGDKERAPLPQAVVKPQVLTHLIEGFVIQEGAEPFPVTGLLKDRDFALGARAENGPPLLKCEYCLSLAPANQVRGSKRFCSNTCAKRYSVSYRGKGNSMASAPLQPAGENAARRRGPPRRSSANGNILVGQHLNVKCRSDSSRSEDASSDGDEEEEEEEEDTPSLSPSSSHSRSCSRAEQDNAPQSDAASAPGGLPMETAGFLSATPAQWSVEEVCRFISSLQGCEELAAHFLSQEIDGQALMLLREDHLISTMNIKLGPALKICASINSLRE
- the phc1 gene encoding polyhomeotic-like protein 1 isoform X1, which encodes MDVSEDPNTSTNNNNNTTTATTTTTTTTTNGNTQTSRASRPPQIAHMSLYERQAVQALQALQRQPNAAQYFQQLMLQQQINNAQLQNLAAVQQATLAASRQSNTPSSSISQATTTVNLSTTSAGGTAVTPRPHGPATSATTTALNQSVLLAGNSPAQGQMYLRVNRSLRAPLASQLIFMPGGTATATVTTVAQTQQQQQQQQTETPTSASTQSDSDQVQNLALHCVSTPRAVAVKSELPERKEPGAFPLAQQQQAQPQQQAAKMSGNVKGSNQPAMTIPPPAASVAPSAASSPALPLSQILLSPSAAPVILVPTSNVPTSTQGYSIGSVAPKANVNTQTLVVQPLQQANAADKGPVPIQPKMAHGHRLPMQVTPRQPLPILPAPPSNSQAAHNPPHIPVQLVGARQCVAGSVQAVALAQVRNVAAQESAGAGVASHNTSTTVNKPANGSLKRKSDCDAPNEATAGSSESAPMKDAAAALTPAPTKESAGALPAASFSLPPALSLPLPLSRAGHGDKERAPLPQAVVKPQVLTHLIEGFVIQEGAEPFPVTGLLKDRDFALGARAENGPPLLKCEYCLSLAPANQVRGSKRFCSNTCAKRYSVSYRGKGNSMASAPLQPAGENAARRRGPPRRSSANGNILVGQHLNVKCRSDSSRSEDASSDGDEEEEEEEEDTPSLSPSSSHSRSCSRAEQDNAPQSDAASAPGGLPMETAGFLSATPAQWSVEEVCRFISSLQGCEELAAHFLSQEIDGQALMLLREDHLISTMNIKLGPALKICASINSLRE